DNA sequence from the Pseudomonas fluorescens Q2-87 genome:
CGCCTGCGGGTGTGCCGCCACCGCCGATTTCAATACGCTCAGGCGTGTGCCTTCCTCCTCGCGCTTGACCAGGAACCGCGTGCCCAGGGCACGCATGCTGCCGTCGCGAGTCTCGACGATAAAGGGACGCGGGTCGTTGTGACCGGTCTCCACAAGAATCTCGCCTTCTTGCAGGACGATGCGCCGCTGCTTGTCATCGAAGCGCACATCCAAGGCACTGTGGGTATTGAGGTTGATCAGCGTGCCGTCGGCCAAGCGCAAGGTGCGTTGCTCGCCCGTGGCGGTGCGCTGATCGGCCAGCCAGTATTCCAATGGCACGTAGCGGTCCCCGGCAAACAGCGCCAAGCCGATGACTGCAACCATAGTGGCCAGGCCGCTGCCGACCTTGCGCACCCGGCGCCTGATGCTCGCCCGCGATTGCAGCAACGCGGCCCGCGCCGGCCCGCTGGCGACGCTGAAACGCTGGTCAAGCATGCCCAGCTGCCGCCAGGCCCGGGCGTGCTCTTCATCGGCGGCGTGCCAGCGGGCGAACGCTTCACGCTCCTGGGCGCTGCCAGAGTCAAGCGATAGCTGCCAGGCAATCGCGGCCTCCAGGACGCTGGCCGAGACCGGTTTGGCGTGGGCGGGGTTCATGTGGGCTCACCGTAGAGGGCGATGTAGCACTGACGAATGCCCTGGGCCAGGTATTGCCGTACCCGCGGCACCGAGACCCCCAGGCGCTCGGCAATTTCGGCGTGGCCGAGGCCGTCGAGGCGGTTATAGAGGAAGGCTGCGCGGGCTTTGCTGGACAATTTTCCGAGCAAGCGATCGATCGCCTTGAGGTCTTCGAGGATCAGTTGCTGTTCTTCCACGGACGGCTGTTCGCTTTCAGGGATCAGCATCAGTTCGGTGAGATAAGCCTGCTCCAACGCTGCCCGACGGAAATGGTCGAACAACAACCCTTTGGCGATCGCCACCAGGAACGCGCGGGGCTCGCGGGGCGCCGTCAGTTCTTGCCGGCCGAGCAGGCGCACGAAGGTGTCCTGGCTCAGGTCTTCGGCCCGCTGTGCACACGCCACATTGCGCCGCAACCATGCCAATAGCCAACCGCGATGGTCACGGTACAACGCACCAACCAGATCACTGTGGGGGCTAGGGATTGACGACACGGAGCATCACCGACGTTTTAAGTAACGAGAATTGTTCGCGATTGTGGCAGAGGCGGGGGAAAGAAAGCAATTGGCGCTGGTCGGGCGGTGTTGCATGACGCTGTGCTCATGTGGGAGCGGGCTTGCTCGCGAAGACGGCTGCACACTCACCATCGACGCAAGCTGACCCACCGCTTTCGCGAGCAAGCCCGCTCCCACAAAAGCTCGGTATTCGTAAATTTCAGGTTAAAGCGAAGGCGCCTGCTGTCGGCGTTTCCATTGGCCCAGCCGCTGTTGCAGCTCAAGCGGGCTCTGGATTTGCTGCTGGCGCGCGCGGCTGAACAGGATCAGCGCCAGTTCGGCGGTGGCCAGGGCGTCGGCGCTGGCGTTGTGACGGTCGAAGACTTGCAGCTTGAACCAGTCGATCCACTCATCCAGGCCAGCCTTGCGCAGGTTGGCCTGGGGGCAAAGCATCGGGGCCAGGTCAGCCACGTCCAGGAACGGATGCTGCAAGCGGTAACCCAAATAATCCTTCAATGCCCGCCCGAGCATGTGAGAGTCGAACGGCGCATGGAACGCCAGCAGCGGGCTATCGCCCACAAACGCCATGAACGCCAACAGCGCCTCGGCCGGATTGCTGCCGGCGGCGATGGCGCTGGGCGCCAGGCCGTGGATCAACACACTGGGCCCCAGTTTCTGCTTGTCGCACTGCAAGGTGCGTTCGAATTGCTGGCTGAAATCGATGGCGCCGTCCTCGATGACCACTGCGCCGATGGACAGCACTTGATCCTTGTTCAGGTTCAGCCCGGTGGTTTCCAGGTCCAGCACCACCCAGCGCTGTTCCCGCAGGCTGCACTCACCCAGCGGCGTGGGCGCGGGCAGACGCTCCAGGTGCTGCTGCAAGCCGTCGGGCAGCGTCGGCTGGGCCGGGCGCAGCCAGGAAAACAGGCTCACAGCTGGTACCTCAGCGTCAGGCTGCTTTGCAGGCGTTGGGCCTGGCGCAGGGATTCGCGCAGGATACGTCGATCCAAGTGATTGAGGCTCTCGGGGTCGACGCGATTGGAATAGGGCAGGTTCTCGCGGGTCTGCAGCTGATGTTGCTGCATGCGGGTCTGCTGGATGAAGTGATAGGCCTCTTCGTAAGCCGCGCCGTCCAGGGGCTCGATCACTTCCTTGATGACCAGTTGCCGCAAACGTTCCAGGGTGTTGTTGGCTTCGATGCCATTGGCCAGCGCCAACAGGCGAGCCCCGTCGACGAAGGGCGTCAGGCCTTGCACTTTCAGGTCGAGGGTTGCCTTCTCGCCGTTCTTGCGACTCAGCACGAAATCCCTGAAGCGTCCCACCGGTGGGCGATGACGCAGCGCGTTTTCAGCCATCATGCGCTGGAACAAACGGTTATCGGCGACTTGTTCAAGAAGCTGCTGGCGCAATTGCTCACAGCCCTGTTCGTCGCCCCAGACCACTCGCAAGTCGAAATAGATGCTTGAGCCCAGCAGGTTTTCCGGCGTCGCTTCACGGATGAATGCCGCAAAGCGCCGGGCCCATTCGGCACGGGACAGGCACAGCTCGGGATTGCCGGCCATGATGTTGCCCTTGCACAAGGTGAAGCCGCACAAAGCCAGGCTCTGGTTGATCTGCTGAGCGATGGGCAACAAAACACCACGGATCTGCGCCGCATGGGCCGCGTCTCGTGCCTCGAAAATGATGCCGTTGTCCTGATCGGTGTGAAGGGTTTGCTCGCGCCGGCCTTCGCTGCCGAAACACAGCCAACTGAAGGGCACGCCCGGGTCGCCCTTGTCGGCCAGGGTCAACTCGATGACCCGGCATACGGTGTGGTCGTTGAGCAGTGTGATGATGTGGGTGATCTGGGTCGACGACGCCCCGTGGGCCAGCATGCGCTCCACCAATTGACCGATCTCGCCGCGCAGGGCCACGAGGTTTTCCACCCGTGGGGCGCTGCGGATGGTCCGGGCCAGGTGCACCAGGTCGACACGCTGCAGGGAAAACAGATCGCGCTCCGACACCACGCCACACAGGCGCTGTTCCTTGACCAGGCAGACGTGGGCGATATGACGCTCGGTCATGGCGATGGCCGCATCAAAAGCGCTGTGGTCCGGCGAGAGGAAAAAGGGTGCCTGGGTCATGTGCTCGGCAATGGCCTGGGAAAAATCCCCCGAGCCGTCGGCCACCACCTGCCGCAAGTCGCGCAGGGTAAAAATCCCCACCGGTGCTTTCTGTTCATTGACCACGACGATGCTGCCGACTTGTTGTTCATGCATCAGTTTCACGGCTTCACGCAGGGGCGTTTCGGGGCTGCAACTCACCGGGTGACGCATCGCCAGCTCACCCAATCGGGTATTGAGCGAGTACTGCGTGCCCAAGGTTTGGGCCGATTTCTGCTGAACCTGTTGGTTGACCTGGTCGAGCAGGCTGCTGACCCCGCGCAGGGCGAAGTCGCGGAAGGGGCCGGACAATGCGAACAGCTTGATGAAGGCCGGCTTGTTCAGTTGCAGGCAGAAGGTATCTTCGCCAGCCAGGTGCTCGGTGCGTGTGGCGCGCTCGCCCAGCAGCGCGGCAAGAGGGAAACATTCGCCGG
Encoded proteins:
- a CDS encoding FecR domain-containing protein, which produces MNPAHAKPVSASVLEAAIAWQLSLDSGSAQEREAFARWHAADEEHARAWRQLGMLDQRFSVASGPARAALLQSRASIRRRVRKVGSGLATMVAVIGLALFAGDRYVPLEYWLADQRTATGEQRTLRLADGTLINLNTHSALDVRFDDKQRRIVLQEGEILVETGHNDPRPFIVETRDGSMRALGTRFLVKREEEGTRLSVLKSAVAAHPQATDAEQILREGQQVLMRHDGLGPTLALNPGADAWTRGMLVVDNARLEDLVHELGRYRRGYLGVEPQVADLRITGSFPLHDTDLALMALLPTLPVQVEHHTRWWVVVGPRTEAKR
- a CDS encoding 3'-5' exonuclease; this translates as MSLFSWLRPAQPTLPDGLQQHLERLPAPTPLGECSLREQRWVVLDLETTGLNLNKDQVLSIGAVVIEDGAIDFSQQFERTLQCDKQKLGPSVLIHGLAPSAIAAGSNPAEALLAFMAFVGDSPLLAFHAPFDSHMLGRALKDYLGYRLQHPFLDVADLAPMLCPQANLRKAGLDEWIDWFKLQVFDRHNASADALATAELALILFSRARQQQIQSPLELQQRLGQWKRRQQAPSL
- a CDS encoding putative nucleotidyltransferase substrate binding domain-containing protein, with protein sequence MKKADAFIQAGKTAVLQNIQGTLQFLQRFPPFNQMENAHLAYLVEQCLLRFYATGESIIKPADGPVEHFYIVKQGRVVGERPHTAKGGTETTFEITTGECFPLAALLGERATRTEHLAGEDTFCLQLNKPAFIKLFALSGPFRDFALRGVSSLLDQVNQQVQQKSAQTLGTQYSLNTRLGELAMRHPVSCSPETPLREAVKLMHEQQVGSIVVVNEQKAPVGIFTLRDLRQVVADGSGDFSQAIAEHMTQAPFFLSPDHSAFDAAIAMTERHIAHVCLVKEQRLCGVVSERDLFSLQRVDLVHLARTIRSAPRVENLVALRGEIGQLVERMLAHGASSTQITHIITLLNDHTVCRVIELTLADKGDPGVPFSWLCFGSEGRREQTLHTDQDNGIIFEARDAAHAAQIRGVLLPIAQQINQSLALCGFTLCKGNIMAGNPELCLSRAEWARRFAAFIREATPENLLGSSIYFDLRVVWGDEQGCEQLRQQLLEQVADNRLFQRMMAENALRHRPPVGRFRDFVLSRKNGEKATLDLKVQGLTPFVDGARLLALANGIEANNTLERLRQLVIKEVIEPLDGAAYEEAYHFIQQTRMQQHQLQTRENLPYSNRVDPESLNHLDRRILRESLRQAQRLQSSLTLRYQL
- a CDS encoding RNA polymerase sigma factor gives rise to the protein MSSIPSPHSDLVGALYRDHRGWLLAWLRRNVACAQRAEDLSQDTFVRLLGRQELTAPREPRAFLVAIAKGLLFDHFRRAALEQAYLTELMLIPESEQPSVEEQQLILEDLKAIDRLLGKLSSKARAAFLYNRLDGLGHAEIAERLGVSVPRVRQYLAQGIRQCYIALYGEPT